Proteins found in one Neodiprion lecontei isolate iyNeoLeco1 chromosome 6, iyNeoLeco1.1, whole genome shotgun sequence genomic segment:
- the LOC107219054 gene encoding uncharacterized protein LOC107219054 isoform X2, which yields MSDCNDEVDQREKRKSIEEAAMGDVLGKESSSKANPEKDTPSKDQGDEDGRKEADGASAVAVGQKSALNFPSTVKENSSVHEATENIDVGQDEDMASNELASVKSNAEDTIDGVTDMLVIPNSPLQRPKGPCSCDACKDRRELLTEQLEEVTRLQGLWMELRQHIRSVFRAATETSRVPHSSRLKYDKAHLENMHEIILQLCKRDPHQLFMRLEGQAQDFVMETKVRLLDLLHIRNASNLAEIFLSGLLDGYDVLLSAASHLSSLVEPLENEHLSKFNLTWDCLNKRLYQSCVYADPLVQNNLPPFIGQLRKLLPLKGAEYQGLVHRYLAFDDEMTRIGDMWPEAERLIDKYNQEQAALKAKQKMLREDWELFKARRKLIQQRMWNRTSNELTEFDEQLLTLATLGAVGALSPNSRPPSPNSDLGLDALNLPLDTDILESLAHDANKSTHLRLADMVGALTSTEVLTEINSYNIGPVTTLNGHYNEPEYWFGYECAVNHVLNYGFVTPPPSPRSGSPVSDERVDGEGSEVDIGGGDEQTCECHVCTVPQTSPTRIGKGPSLNLNLQTNNFNPFPPISNGLSGGVNCTAPKNGLVDMNVVYPHLYNLHAAFAAGPKKPNNPACQTSTSPGSKTDEKKSCSFGTPIKKKSEEISLSKKQLDEIQCAMEDTDLRETEPQPCPCVYRHAKEIVERKKEVLENPPCSCLLKSKQKWDTCPCLKKSRSDPTITNGYGQPESLTIPAVKPTSASRKATNRPSATQQTHIQTRHSTTQTPNITHSHNHLPHPGPTHSHSRGTLPDLAKGAAAPHRGHAHPNHVPHACHKQANIEHIKRVSCSDLGAGDGDCSDSGSSQEDSCSTSSSTPRDSSRHCDCCYCEVFGHGVPSVAPVSRNYNEMRERLRQLLTKKKAKKCKAACSPPKIPIEVPSSNSNTVPTSNVLLNQPVPRPNTPVSVTPVQHQNTRDQRDLEALLEFIEGNQNSKKDNKKAEKKARQRQKKLDEKLKKDQQEAEKQRIMELQKKTPEVTITVVDPQKPLLQRSLPQRTLPEVSILPASAPLITSTLKPSNKKKEKEDGTKVKSPPVHSNQKNKIGINVEKKDENVIAVSQKSKAATIIDKVDGSKSNISAPSKVEEKSEKKCKKERQKLKREAKAKEEALMKAAGMIKNQSENQPQIVTIKRVMESNNAEPTVTITLKGQTPAEDKVLFTLVNGQTKEPMSSKPEQPQSQKASGKKKKGKGNGNQQQQQQQQAKSNPVQQPSSSTNLKHQQGNINDNKNIKNQQTHEKPRAGKQNDDKKVSTKQQQQQQQNVDESKIGKSKKDKKNIENKENVMQQQNNTGNKSKSQQQQPPSNNKKCKVSVQSVTTPCIQKQQQQQNSTSDSINKKSKGQSQEKNNQTLGNKNKNSGDNNTVKIKNNNQKNQNTVSPIVPKPSITAESPNTATESLSSPLSNQFKDIGANPDLIIENLKLPPGITITKVNAPAKPMPIKSTPLSKPVNPPKQTTIIAAPMSGVQSNYATPQGAGNVIVVDTGKLKQDLLPKSNEKDSSKDNHQSQSTSGKKKKKKSNNKSSTNASGAVLNSVVLQHNAVNGIPLTNGHTDASARILHNPGSNMVTIRNPAFGPPKMEPTQQAAIIKVSENGMVTIRSPALQQAINAGLTPPAKPDFIVKGDLSSNKAVTQQNIGGKPNNFIPSSLAELRNRLTPDCTGLKGLANIQISKVTGGQPIPENGINLRGTSVTLTKVRSEAVMDNVQQAKTAVREAISATMAASSSGKGKKKKKKGNGTRQNGDDWNLVESVFTPKDIDLEDGEMDDAERELEAFKRFCLQSVPPARKEKVNLNIKDIVLKKKSTPATVIAAN from the exons ATGAGCGATTGTAACGACGAGGTGGATCAGCGCGAGAAACGAAAGAGTATCGAAGAAGCCGCGATGGGTGACGTCCTGGGTAAGGAATCCAGCAGCAAAGCTAATCCCGAAAAGGATACTCCTTCTAAGGATCAGGGGGACGAGGACGGACGCAAGGAGGCTGACGGTGCCTCGGCAGTAGCAGTCGGACAAAAATCTGCTCTCAATTTTCCGTCAACTGTCAAAGAG AATTCGAGTGTACATGAAGCTACAGAGAATATTGATGTTGGACAAGATGAAGATATGGCATCTAACGAGTTGGCGTCCGTCAAAAGTAATGCAGAGGATACAATAGATGGTGTTACCGATATGCTGGTTATACCCAATTCTCCATTACAACGTCCAAAAGGACCGTGTTCTTGTGACGCGTGTAAAGACAGAAG GGAGCTTTTGACTGAGCAGTTAGAAGAAGTAACAAGGCTACAGGGATTGTGGATGGAACTGAGGCAGCACATACGTTCGGTCTTCAGAGCGGCTACGGAAACTTCTCGTGTACCTCATTCGTCCCGTCTCAAATATGACAAAGCTCATTTGGAGAATATGCATGAAATCATTCTGCA ATTATGTAAAAGGGATCCTCATCAGCTTTTTATGAGGCTTGAGGGACAGGCCCAAGATTTTGTCATGGAGACAAAGGTTCGCCTTCTCGATCTTCTACATATTCGGAATGCTAGCAACcttgctgaaatttttctcagtg GATTGCTGGATGGATATGATGTATTGTTGTCAGCAGCATCTCACTTATCCAGTCTGGTAGAGCCATTGGAGAACGAACATCTTTCAAAGTTTAATCTTACGTGGGATTGCTTGAATAAAAGGCTTTACCAGAGTTGCGTCTACGCCGATCCACTTGTACAGAACAATTTGCCACCCTTTATTGGACAG CTACGAAAACTTCTGCCACTAAAAGGTGCCGAATACCAAGGTCTTGTACACAGATATCTTGCTTTTGATGATGAAATGACAAGAATCGGGGACATGTGGCCAGAAGCTGAACGCCTAATTGACAAATACAA cCAGGAACAGGCGGCCCTTAAAGCAAAACAGAAAATGCTCAGGGAAGATTGGGAGCTGTTTAAAGCTCGAAGAAAACTTATTCAACAACGAATGTGGAACAGAACTTCTAA TGAGTTGACGGAATTTGATGAGCAATTACTAACACTTGCTACGTTGGGGGCAGTCGGGGCATTGAGTCCGAATAGTAGACCACCCAGTCCGAATTCAGACCTTGGTCTGGATGCCTTGAATCTGCCGCTAGACACTGATATTTTAGAGAGTCTTGCGCACGATGCAAACAAGTCGACACATCTACGTCTTGCTGACATGGTGGGAGCGCTAACATCGACCGAGGTCCTAACAGAGATCAATAGTTATAATATTGGCCCAGTAACAACATTGAACGGTCATTACAATGAACCAGAATACTGGTTTGGCTATGAATGCGCTGTTAACCATGTTCTTAATTATGGTTTCGTCACACCGCCGCCTTCGCCTAGGTCTGGAAG TCCGGTCAGTGATGAGAGAGTTGATGGGGAGGGAAGTGAAGTGGACATTGGCGGAGGTGACGAACAAACGTGCGAATGTCATGTCTGCACTGTGCCTCAAACTTCGCCTACT cGGATCGGTAAAGGACCATCTCTTAATCTCAATCTGCaaacgaataatttcaatcCATTCCCACCAATTAGCAACGGTTTATCAG GTGGTGTGAATTGTACAGCACCGAAGAATGGTTTGGTTGATATGAATGTGGTATATCCGCATCTTTATAATCTACATGCAGCTTTTGCTGCAGGACCAAAGAAACCGAACAATCCGGCTTGTCAAACAAGCACATCACCGGGTAGCAaaacagatgaaaaaaaatcttgttcATTTGGTACAccaataaagaaaaaatccgAGGAGATAAGTCTCAGTAAGAAGCAATTAGATGAAATTCAGTGTGCTATGGAAGACACAGATTTAAGAGAGACTGAACCGCAACCGTGTCCATGTGTTTATCGACACGCGAAGGAAATTGTAGAGAGGAAGAAAGAGGTGCTAGAAAATCCACCTTGCTCTTGTTTACTAAAGTCTAAACAGAAATGGGATACATGTccgtgtttaaaaaaat CTCGCTCAGATCCTACCATCACAAACGGATATGGACAGCCTGAATCTCTTACCATACCTGCTGTCAAACCAACTTCAGCCTCAAGGAAGGCAACAAATAGGCCAAGCGCTACACAACAAACGCATATTCAAACAAGGCACTCGACCACCCAGACGCCTAACATCACCCACAGTCACAATCATCTGCCACATCCTG GTCCCACTCATTCTCACTCGCGTGGTACACTACCGGATCTTGCGAAGGGCGCAGCAGCTCCTCATCGTGGACATGCTCATCCCAATCATGTTCCACATGCTTGTCACAAACAAGCTAACATCGAGCATATAAAGAGGGTGTCTTGCAGTGACC TTGGTGCAGGTGATGGGGATTGTTCAGATTCTGGAAGTAGCCAAGAAGATTCGTGTTCGACGAGTAGTTCAACTCCTAGAGATTCTAGCAGACACTGTGATTGTTGCTACTGCGAAGTATTTGGACATGGAGTG CCTTCGGTAGCACCTGTCAGCAGAAATTACAATGAAATGAGAGAGAGACTACGGCAACTTTTGACAAAGAAGAAAGCTAAGAAGTGTAAGGCTGCGTGTAGTCCACcaaaaattccaatcgaaGTCCCATCCTCAAATTCGAACACTGTACCTACTTCTAATGTTTTACTTAACCAACCCGTACCGAGGCCTAACACTCCTGTCTCCGTAACTCCTGTCCAACACCAAAACACCAGAGATCAGAGGGACTTGGAGGCATTGCTTGAATTCATTGAGGGTAATCAGAATAGTAAAAAAGACAATAAGAAGGCGGAAAAGAAGGCGCGGCAAAGGCAGAAAAAA CTGGACGAGAAGCTGAAAAAGGACCAACAAGAAGCAGAGAAACAGAGAATAATGGAGCTGCAGAAGAAGACCCCTGAAGTTACTATAACTGTTGTTGATCCTCAAAAACCTCTCTTACAAAGGTCACTGCCACAACGTACATTGCCAGAAGTTTCTATACTGCCTGCATCAGCACCACTAATAACCTCGACGCTTAAACCatcaaataagaaaaaagaaaaagaagacggGACTAAAGTGAAATCACCGCCGGTACAttcgaatcaaaaaaataagattggaattaatgttgaaaaaaaggaCGAAAACGTTATCGCAGTCAGTCAAAAAAGTAAAGCTGCAACGATTATTGATAAAGTTGACGGTAGTAAAAGTAATATTTCTGCACCGTCAAAGGTTGAGgagaaaagcgaaaaaaaatgtaagaagGAAAGACAGAAGCTTAAGAGGGAAGCCAAAGCAAAGGAAGAAGCACTCATGAAAGCAGCAGGAATGATCAAAAATCAGTCTGAAAATCAGCCGCAAATTGTTACTATCAAAAGAGTCATGGAGTCTAACAACGCTGAACCAACAGTTACCATTACTTTGAAGGGGCAAACACCAGCAGAAGATAAAGTCCTGTTCACATTGGTCAACGGACAAACAAAGGAACCTATGTCGTCAAAACCTGAACAGCCGCAAAGCCAAAAAGCTAGtggtaagaagaagaaaggtAAGGGAAACGGTAatcagcagcaacagcagcagcagcaggctAAGTCCAACCCTGTACAGCAGCCATCAAGTAGCACGAACTTGAAACACCAACAAGGTAATATCaatgacaataaaaatattaaaaatcaacaaacTCATGAGAAACCTAGGGCCGGAAAGCAGAATGATGACAAGAAAGTTAGTACaaaacagcagcaacagcaacagcagaaTGTAGACGAGTCTAAAATTGGCAAGTCCAAgaaggacaaaaaaaatatagaaaataagGAGAACGTAATGCAGCAACAGAATAATACTggaaacaaaagtaaaagtcAACAGCAACAGCCGccaagtaataataaaaaatgtaaagttAGCGTACAATCAGTGACTACACCCTGTATACAGaagcaacaacagcaacaaaatTCTACTAGTGATTCCATCAATAAAAAGTCAAAAGGACAATCTCAGGAGAAGAATAATCAAACCCTTggtaataagaataaaaattcggGCGATAATAATaccgtgaaaataaaaaacaataatcagaaaaatcagaACACAGTAAGCCCGATTGTACCTAAACCATCGATCACTGCCGAAAGTCCAAACACTGCCACTGAATCTCTGAGTTCACCTCTTAGTAATCAGTTTAAGGATATTGGTGCAAATCCGGAtctaattattgaaaatctcAAACTACCACCGGGTATCACAATAACTAAAGTGAACGCCCCCGCTAAACCTATGCCTATAAAATCTACTCCATTATCAAAACCGGTGAATCCACCCAAGCAAACAACTATAATAGCTGCTCCAATGAGCGGAGTTCAATCAAATTACGCTACTCCTCAAGGAGCAGGGAATGTCATTGTTGTAGATACTGGGAAGCTCAAGCAAGATCTTCTACCCAAGTCCAATGAAAAAG ATTCTTCGAAAGACAATCACCAATCCCAAAGTACCAgtggaaagaagaagaaaaagaaaagtaacaatAAGAGTTCTACAAATGCTTCTGGTGCAGTACTAAATTCCGTAGTTCTGCAACATAACGCGGTAAATGGTATACCGTTAACGAATGGGCATACCGATGCATCTGCTAGAATTTTACACAATCCAGGAAGTAATATGGTTACGATACGAAATCCAGCATTTGGTCCTCCGAAAATGGAACCGACACAACAAGCTGCTATTATCAAAGTATCGGAAAATGGTATGGTAACTATAAGAAGTCCAGCACTTCAACAGGCAATTAACGCTGGCTTAACGCCGCCAGCGAAACCTGATTTTATCGTGAAAGGTGATTTGTCAAGTAATAAAGCTGTGACGCAGCAGAATATTGGTGGAAAACCAAACAATTTTATCCCATCAAGTTTGGCTGAGCTTCGGAACAGGTTAACACCGGATTGTACAGGGCTGAAAGGCCTCGCTAATATCCAAATTAGTAAAGTGACTGGTGGACAGCCCATTCCCGAAAATGGCATTAATTTGAGAGGTACCAGTGTAACGTTAACCAAAGTTCGATCTGAAGCTGTGATGGACAATGTTCAACAGGCTAAAACTGCAGTCAGGGAAGCCATTAGCGCAACTATGGCAGCGTCAAGTAGcggaaaaggaaagaaaaagaaaaaaaagggcaATGGAACTCGACAGAATGGAGATGACTGGAACCTCGTTG
- the LOC107219054 gene encoding uncharacterized protein LOC107219054 isoform X3 has protein sequence MSDCNDEVDQREKRKSIEEAAMGDVLGKESSSKANPEKDTPSKDQGDEDGRKEADGASAVAVGQKSALNFPSTVKENSSVHEATENIDVGQDEDMASNELASVKSNAEDTIDGVTDMLVIPNSPLQRPKGPCSCDACKDRRELLTEQLEEVTRLQGLWMELRQHIRSVFRAATETSRVPHSSRLKYDKAHLENMHEIILQDPHQLFMRLEGQAQDFVMETKVRLLDLLHIRNASNLAEIFLSGLLDGYDVLLSAASHLSSLVEPLENEHLSKFNLTWDCLNKRLYQSCVYADPLVQNNLPPFIGQLRKLLPLKGAEYQGLVHRYLAFDDEMTRIGDMWPEAERLIDKYNQEQAALKAKQKMLREDWELFKARRKLIQQRMWNRTSNELTEFDEQLLTLATLGAVGALSPNSRPPSPNSDLGLDALNLPLDTDILESLAHDANKSTHLRLADMVGALTSTEVLTEINSYNIGPVTTLNGHYNEPEYWFGYECAVNHVLNYGFVTPPPSPRSGSPVSDERVDGEGSEVDIGGGDEQTCECHVCTVPQTSPTRIGKGPSLNLNLQTNNFNPFPPISNGLSGGVNCTAPKNGLVDMNVVYPHLYNLHAAFAAGPKKPNNPACQTSTSPGSKTDEKKSCSFGTPIKKKSEEISLSKKQLDEIQCAMEDTDLRETEPQPCPCVYRHAKEIVERKKEVLENPPCSCLLKSKQKWDTCPCLKKSRSDPTITNGYGQPESLTIPAVKPTSASRKATNRPSATQQTHIQTRHSTTQTPNITHSHNHLPHPGRCPTHSHSRGTLPDLAKGAAAPHRGHAHPNHVPHACHKQANIEHIKRVSCSDLGAGDGDCSDSGSSQEDSCSTSSSTPRDSSRHCDCCYCEVFGHGVPSVAPVSRNYNEMRERLRQLLTKKKAKKCKAACSPPKIPIEVPSSNSNTVPTSNVLLNQPVPRPNTPVSVTPVQHQNTRDQRDLEALLEFIEGNQNSKKDNKKAEKKARQRQKKLDEKLKKDQQEAEKQRIMELQKKTPEVTITVVDPQKPLLQRSLPQRTLPEVSILPASAPLITSTLKPSNKKKEKEDGTKVKSPPVHSNQKNKIGINVEKKDENVIAVSQKSKAATIIDKVDGSKSNISAPSKVEEKSEKKCKKERQKLKREAKAKEEALMKAAGMIKNQSENQPQIVTIKRVMESNNAEPTVTITLKGQTPAEDKVLFTLVNGQTKEPMSSKPEQPQSQKASGKKKKGKGNGNQQQQQQQQAKSNPVQQPSSSTNLKHQQGNINDNKNIKNQQTHEKPRAGKQNDDKKVSTKQQQQQQQNVDESKIGKSKKDKKNIENKENVMQQQNNTGNKSKSQQQQPPSNNKKCKVSVQSVTTPCIQKQQQQQNSTSDSINKKSKGQSQEKNNQTLGNKNKNSGDNNTVKIKNNNQKNQNTVSPIVPKPSITAESPNTATESLSSPLSNQFKDIGANPDLIIENLKLPPGITITKVNAPAKPMPIKSTPLSKPVNPPKQTTIIAAPMSGVQSNYATPQGAGNVIVVDTGKLKQDLLPKSNEKDSSKDNHQSQSTSGKKKKKKSNNKSSTNASGAVLNSVVLQHNAVNGIPLTNGHTDASARILHNPGSNMVTIRNPAFGPPKMEPTQQAAIIKVSENGMVTIRSPALQQAINAGLTPPAKPDFIVKGDLSSNKAVTQQNIGGKPNNFIPSSLAELRNRLTPDCTGLKGLANIQISKVTGGQPIPENGINLRGTSVTLTKVRSEAVMDNVQQAKTAVREAISATMAASSSGKGKKKKKKGNGTRQNGDDWNLVESVFTPKDIDLEDGEMDDAERELEAFKRFCLQSVPPARKEKVNLNIKDIVLKKKSTPATVIAAN, from the exons ATGAGCGATTGTAACGACGAGGTGGATCAGCGCGAGAAACGAAAGAGTATCGAAGAAGCCGCGATGGGTGACGTCCTGGGTAAGGAATCCAGCAGCAAAGCTAATCCCGAAAAGGATACTCCTTCTAAGGATCAGGGGGACGAGGACGGACGCAAGGAGGCTGACGGTGCCTCGGCAGTAGCAGTCGGACAAAAATCTGCTCTCAATTTTCCGTCAACTGTCAAAGAG AATTCGAGTGTACATGAAGCTACAGAGAATATTGATGTTGGACAAGATGAAGATATGGCATCTAACGAGTTGGCGTCCGTCAAAAGTAATGCAGAGGATACAATAGATGGTGTTACCGATATGCTGGTTATACCCAATTCTCCATTACAACGTCCAAAAGGACCGTGTTCTTGTGACGCGTGTAAAGACAGAAG GGAGCTTTTGACTGAGCAGTTAGAAGAAGTAACAAGGCTACAGGGATTGTGGATGGAACTGAGGCAGCACATACGTTCGGTCTTCAGAGCGGCTACGGAAACTTCTCGTGTACCTCATTCGTCCCGTCTCAAATATGACAAAGCTCATTTGGAGAATATGCATGAAATCATTCTGCA GGATCCTCATCAGCTTTTTATGAGGCTTGAGGGACAGGCCCAAGATTTTGTCATGGAGACAAAGGTTCGCCTTCTCGATCTTCTACATATTCGGAATGCTAGCAACcttgctgaaatttttctcagtg GATTGCTGGATGGATATGATGTATTGTTGTCAGCAGCATCTCACTTATCCAGTCTGGTAGAGCCATTGGAGAACGAACATCTTTCAAAGTTTAATCTTACGTGGGATTGCTTGAATAAAAGGCTTTACCAGAGTTGCGTCTACGCCGATCCACTTGTACAGAACAATTTGCCACCCTTTATTGGACAG CTACGAAAACTTCTGCCACTAAAAGGTGCCGAATACCAAGGTCTTGTACACAGATATCTTGCTTTTGATGATGAAATGACAAGAATCGGGGACATGTGGCCAGAAGCTGAACGCCTAATTGACAAATACAA cCAGGAACAGGCGGCCCTTAAAGCAAAACAGAAAATGCTCAGGGAAGATTGGGAGCTGTTTAAAGCTCGAAGAAAACTTATTCAACAACGAATGTGGAACAGAACTTCTAA TGAGTTGACGGAATTTGATGAGCAATTACTAACACTTGCTACGTTGGGGGCAGTCGGGGCATTGAGTCCGAATAGTAGACCACCCAGTCCGAATTCAGACCTTGGTCTGGATGCCTTGAATCTGCCGCTAGACACTGATATTTTAGAGAGTCTTGCGCACGATGCAAACAAGTCGACACATCTACGTCTTGCTGACATGGTGGGAGCGCTAACATCGACCGAGGTCCTAACAGAGATCAATAGTTATAATATTGGCCCAGTAACAACATTGAACGGTCATTACAATGAACCAGAATACTGGTTTGGCTATGAATGCGCTGTTAACCATGTTCTTAATTATGGTTTCGTCACACCGCCGCCTTCGCCTAGGTCTGGAAG TCCGGTCAGTGATGAGAGAGTTGATGGGGAGGGAAGTGAAGTGGACATTGGCGGAGGTGACGAACAAACGTGCGAATGTCATGTCTGCACTGTGCCTCAAACTTCGCCTACT cGGATCGGTAAAGGACCATCTCTTAATCTCAATCTGCaaacgaataatttcaatcCATTCCCACCAATTAGCAACGGTTTATCAG GTGGTGTGAATTGTACAGCACCGAAGAATGGTTTGGTTGATATGAATGTGGTATATCCGCATCTTTATAATCTACATGCAGCTTTTGCTGCAGGACCAAAGAAACCGAACAATCCGGCTTGTCAAACAAGCACATCACCGGGTAGCAaaacagatgaaaaaaaatcttgttcATTTGGTACAccaataaagaaaaaatccgAGGAGATAAGTCTCAGTAAGAAGCAATTAGATGAAATTCAGTGTGCTATGGAAGACACAGATTTAAGAGAGACTGAACCGCAACCGTGTCCATGTGTTTATCGACACGCGAAGGAAATTGTAGAGAGGAAGAAAGAGGTGCTAGAAAATCCACCTTGCTCTTGTTTACTAAAGTCTAAACAGAAATGGGATACATGTccgtgtttaaaaaaat CTCGCTCAGATCCTACCATCACAAACGGATATGGACAGCCTGAATCTCTTACCATACCTGCTGTCAAACCAACTTCAGCCTCAAGGAAGGCAACAAATAGGCCAAGCGCTACACAACAAACGCATATTCAAACAAGGCACTCGACCACCCAGACGCCTAACATCACCCACAGTCACAATCATCTGCCACATCCTGGTAGGT GTCCCACTCATTCTCACTCGCGTGGTACACTACCGGATCTTGCGAAGGGCGCAGCAGCTCCTCATCGTGGACATGCTCATCCCAATCATGTTCCACATGCTTGTCACAAACAAGCTAACATCGAGCATATAAAGAGGGTGTCTTGCAGTGACC TTGGTGCAGGTGATGGGGATTGTTCAGATTCTGGAAGTAGCCAAGAAGATTCGTGTTCGACGAGTAGTTCAACTCCTAGAGATTCTAGCAGACACTGTGATTGTTGCTACTGCGAAGTATTTGGACATGGAGTG CCTTCGGTAGCACCTGTCAGCAGAAATTACAATGAAATGAGAGAGAGACTACGGCAACTTTTGACAAAGAAGAAAGCTAAGAAGTGTAAGGCTGCGTGTAGTCCACcaaaaattccaatcgaaGTCCCATCCTCAAATTCGAACACTGTACCTACTTCTAATGTTTTACTTAACCAACCCGTACCGAGGCCTAACACTCCTGTCTCCGTAACTCCTGTCCAACACCAAAACACCAGAGATCAGAGGGACTTGGAGGCATTGCTTGAATTCATTGAGGGTAATCAGAATAGTAAAAAAGACAATAAGAAGGCGGAAAAGAAGGCGCGGCAAAGGCAGAAAAAA CTGGACGAGAAGCTGAAAAAGGACCAACAAGAAGCAGAGAAACAGAGAATAATGGAGCTGCAGAAGAAGACCCCTGAAGTTACTATAACTGTTGTTGATCCTCAAAAACCTCTCTTACAAAGGTCACTGCCACAACGTACATTGCCAGAAGTTTCTATACTGCCTGCATCAGCACCACTAATAACCTCGACGCTTAAACCatcaaataagaaaaaagaaaaagaagacggGACTAAAGTGAAATCACCGCCGGTACAttcgaatcaaaaaaataagattggaattaatgttgaaaaaaaggaCGAAAACGTTATCGCAGTCAGTCAAAAAAGTAAAGCTGCAACGATTATTGATAAAGTTGACGGTAGTAAAAGTAATATTTCTGCACCGTCAAAGGTTGAGgagaaaagcgaaaaaaaatgtaagaagGAAAGACAGAAGCTTAAGAGGGAAGCCAAAGCAAAGGAAGAAGCACTCATGAAAGCAGCAGGAATGATCAAAAATCAGTCTGAAAATCAGCCGCAAATTGTTACTATCAAAAGAGTCATGGAGTCTAACAACGCTGAACCAACAGTTACCATTACTTTGAAGGGGCAAACACCAGCAGAAGATAAAGTCCTGTTCACATTGGTCAACGGACAAACAAAGGAACCTATGTCGTCAAAACCTGAACAGCCGCAAAGCCAAAAAGCTAGtggtaagaagaagaaaggtAAGGGAAACGGTAatcagcagcaacagcagcagcagcaggctAAGTCCAACCCTGTACAGCAGCCATCAAGTAGCACGAACTTGAAACACCAACAAGGTAATATCaatgacaataaaaatattaaaaatcaacaaacTCATGAGAAACCTAGGGCCGGAAAGCAGAATGATGACAAGAAAGTTAGTACaaaacagcagcaacagcaacagcagaaTGTAGACGAGTCTAAAATTGGCAAGTCCAAgaaggacaaaaaaaatatagaaaataagGAGAACGTAATGCAGCAACAGAATAATACTggaaacaaaagtaaaagtcAACAGCAACAGCCGccaagtaataataaaaaatgtaaagttAGCGTACAATCAGTGACTACACCCTGTATACAGaagcaacaacagcaacaaaatTCTACTAGTGATTCCATCAATAAAAAGTCAAAAGGACAATCTCAGGAGAAGAATAATCAAACCCTTggtaataagaataaaaattcggGCGATAATAATaccgtgaaaataaaaaacaataatcagaaaaatcagaACACAGTAAGCCCGATTGTACCTAAACCATCGATCACTGCCGAAAGTCCAAACACTGCCACTGAATCTCTGAGTTCACCTCTTAGTAATCAGTTTAAGGATATTGGTGCAAATCCGGAtctaattattgaaaatctcAAACTACCACCGGGTATCACAATAACTAAAGTGAACGCCCCCGCTAAACCTATGCCTATAAAATCTACTCCATTATCAAAACCGGTGAATCCACCCAAGCAAACAACTATAATAGCTGCTCCAATGAGCGGAGTTCAATCAAATTACGCTACTCCTCAAGGAGCAGGGAATGTCATTGTTGTAGATACTGGGAAGCTCAAGCAAGATCTTCTACCCAAGTCCAATGAAAAAG ATTCTTCGAAAGACAATCACCAATCCCAAAGTACCAgtggaaagaagaagaaaaagaaaagtaacaatAAGAGTTCTACAAATGCTTCTGGTGCAGTACTAAATTCCGTAGTTCTGCAACATAACGCGGTAAATGGTATACCGTTAACGAATGGGCATACCGATGCATCTGCTAGAATTTTACACAATCCAGGAAGTAATATGGTTACGATACGAAATCCAGCATTTGGTCCTCCGAAAATGGAACCGACACAACAAGCTGCTATTATCAAAGTATCGGAAAATGGTATGGTAACTATAAGAAGTCCAGCACTTCAACAGGCAATTAACGCTGGCTTAACGCCGCCAGCGAAACCTGATTTTATCGTGAAAGGTGATTTGTCAAGTAATAAAGCTGTGACGCAGCAGAATATTGGTGGAAAACCAAACAATTTTATCCCATCAAGTTTGGCTGAGCTTCGGAACAGGTTAACACCGGATTGTACAGGGCTGAAAGGCCTCGCTAATATCCAAATTAGTAAAGTGACTGGTGGACAGCCCATTCCCGAAAATGGCATTAATTTGAGAGGTACCAGTGTAACGTTAACCAAAGTTCGATCTGAAGCTGTGATGGACAATGTTCAACAGGCTAAAACTGCAGTCAGGGAAGCCATTAGCGCAACTATGGCAGCGTCAAGTAGcggaaaaggaaagaaaaagaaaaaaaagggcaATGGAACTCGACAGAATGGAGATGACTGGAACCTCGTTG